One genomic window of Clostridium taeniosporum includes the following:
- a CDS encoding motility protein A, with protein sequence MKKTDIMTAVGLLLGSGLLFYGIVSGGPLSIFVDLPSFAITFGGSIATVLIVYPMDGIKKAGKLFMESFKEPKSSIMETIAQFTELSRKARRDGLLSLEDTISQLEDQFLKKGLQMVVDGIEPESIKEILELDISEMEMRHKSGSGIFSTWGAFAPGFGMLGTLIGLIQMLQNLSDVSTIATGMGKALITTFYGSLIANLLASPIAQNLMAKSQKEVAMKEMMLEGILSIQSGVNPRIVEDKLVAYLSPQERIVYAQNNSENNEGVA encoded by the coding sequence ATGAAAAAAACTGATATAATGACAGCGGTAGGATTACTTCTGGGGTCAGGTTTATTATTTTATGGTATAGTTAGTGGAGGACCATTATCAATATTTGTTGATTTACCATCATTCGCTATAACATTTGGAGGATCAATTGCCACAGTATTAATAGTGTATCCAATGGATGGAATAAAAAAAGCAGGTAAATTATTCATGGAGTCATTTAAAGAGCCAAAATCTTCTATAATGGAAACAATAGCTCAATTTACAGAACTATCAAGAAAAGCAAGAAGAGATGGATTGTTATCTTTAGAAGATACAATATCTCAATTAGAAGATCAATTCTTAAAAAAAGGCTTACAAATGGTTGTTGATGGAATAGAACCAGAATCTATAAAGGAAATATTAGAACTTGATATATCGGAAATGGAAATGAGGCATAAATCTGGATCAGGTATTTTTTCAACTTGGGGAGCTTTTGCACCAGGATTTGGTATGCTTGGAACTCTTATTGGATTAATTCAAATGCTTCAAAATCTTTCAGATGTAAGTACAATAGCAACCGGTATGGGTAAAGCACTTATAACTACATTTTATGGTTCACTTATAGCTAATTTATTAGCTTCACCAATAGCTCAAAATTTAATGGCCAAAAGTCAAAAAGAAGTTGCAATGAAAGAAATGATGCTTGAGGGTATACTTTCAATTCAATCAGGAGTAAATCCTAGAATTGTTGAAGATAAATTAGTAGCTTATTTATCACCACAAGAAAGAATCGTTTATGCTCAAAATAATTCAGAAAATAATGAAGGAGTTGCATAA
- a CDS encoding OmpA family protein: protein MARRKKSDDGGGLRGDEWLGTYSDCVTLLLTFFILLYSMSSVDVQKLKSISDAFVSVMTGESADSFVEYNMYNGKVPVIGGESDVEGVVDAESLGKESMYQDIKNYVEKNNLSGAMDIIQDERGIILELKDSVLFKSGQADLIPESKEVLDKVNTLISALPNSVIVEGHTDNVPIHNYKYASNWELSTQRAVNVVKYFVETKNNDPMKFSAAGYGEYRPIVYNNSEENRAKNRRVNILIVNEKENEE from the coding sequence ATGGCTAGAAGAAAGAAGTCAGATGATGGAGGCGGATTAAGAGGTGATGAATGGCTTGGTACTTATTCAGATTGTGTTACCTTACTTTTAACATTTTTTATTTTGCTATATTCTATGTCAAGTGTTGATGTTCAAAAGTTAAAATCTATATCAGACGCTTTTGTATCAGTTATGACAGGTGAATCAGCTGATTCTTTTGTAGAATATAATATGTATAATGGCAAAGTTCCTGTAATTGGAGGAGAATCTGATGTTGAAGGGGTAGTTGATGCAGAATCTTTAGGTAAGGAAAGTATGTATCAAGATATAAAAAATTATGTTGAAAAAAATAATTTATCTGGTGCTATGGACATCATTCAAGATGAACGTGGAATTATATTAGAATTAAAAGACTCTGTTTTATTTAAATCAGGACAAGCAGATTTGATTCCTGAAAGTAAAGAAGTTTTAGACAAAGTAAATACTTTAATTTCAGCATTGCCTAATTCAGTAATAGTAGAAGGTCATACAGATAATGTACCTATACATAATTATAAGTATGCAAGTAACTGGGAACTATCTACCCAAAGAGCTGTAAATGTAGTAAAGTATTTTGTTGAAACAAAAAATAACGATCCAATGAAGTTTAGTGCAGCAGGTTATGGTGAATATAGACCTATAGTCTATAATAATTCAGAAGAAAATAGGGCTAAGAATAGAAGAGTTAATATATTAATAGTTAATGAGAAAGAAAATGAGGAGTGA
- a CDS encoding flagellar basal body-associated FliL family protein, protein MADKGKDKDIKGKSGKMKTIIIFVIALLLVGGGVFAGTYMFMQKNNVKVVKEQAIDMAYIDIGEITANLADEGGKRYFKGKISIGYDKTDKDAEVELEEKKVVVRDSVIFYLKSLKLDYINDTNNEKAIKDEIMDKINKQLRKSKIVDVRFDSIITQ, encoded by the coding sequence ATGGCTGATAAGGGAAAAGATAAAGATATAAAAGGTAAATCAGGCAAGATGAAGACTATAATAATATTTGTAATAGCTTTACTACTTGTTGGGGGCGGAGTATTTGCTGGAACTTATATGTTTATGCAAAAAAACAATGTTAAAGTTGTAAAAGAACAAGCTATTGATATGGCTTATATTGATATAGGAGAAATTACTGCAAATTTAGCTGATGAAGGTGGAAAAAGATATTTTAAAGGCAAAATATCAATAGGATATGACAAAACAGATAAAGATGCTGAAGTTGAATTAGAAGAAAAGAAAGTTGTAGTAAGAGATTCAGTAATATTTTATTTAAAGTCTTTAAAATTAGATTATATTAATGATACTAATAATGAAAAAGCAATAAAAGATGAAATCATGGATAAAATAAATAAGCAGTTAAGAAAGAGTAAAATAGTTGATGTTAGATTCGATAGCATAATAACACAATAG
- a CDS encoding flagellar biosynthetic protein FliO — translation MEFSFLKMILNLIMSLLVVFGLMFLTFKILGSKVKAVNDNKYVKVIDRTQITKENSIVVIKVGKKGYLLTNTQTSMEKLQDLSEEEINKIEEDKRNNMYRINESYIKKSENIKEKFLSIFKNYISKEDKDEKK, via the coding sequence ATGGAATTTAGTTTTTTAAAAATGATTCTAAATTTGATAATGTCATTATTAGTTGTTTTTGGACTTATGTTCTTAACATTTAAGATATTAGGAAGCAAAGTAAAGGCAGTTAATGATAATAAATATGTGAAAGTTATAGATAGAACTCAAATAACAAAGGAAAACTCTATAGTAGTAATAAAAGTAGGGAAAAAAGGTTATTTGCTTACAAATACACAAACAAGTATGGAAAAGTTACAAGATTTATCTGAAGAAGAAATTAATAAAATCGAAGAAGATAAAAGAAACAATATGTATCGTATTAATGAGTCATATATTAAAAAATCCGAAAATATAAAAGAAAAATTTCTAAGTATATTTAAGAATTACATATCAAAGGAAGATAAAGATGAGAAAAAATAA